Proteins encoded by one window of Halobaculum halobium:
- the glyA gene encoding serine hydroxymethyltransferase yields MEYPEVRETDPAVADALEGEVSRQQDTLAMIASENHVSEAVLEAQGSALTNKYAEGYPGKRYYAGCEFADAVEELAIERATELWGAEHVNVQPHSGTQANMAVYLATLDAGDKILSLELEHGGHLSHGHPANFTGQLFEVEKYGVDPETGYIDYGALAEQADEFDPDIIVSGYSAYPREVEWERIQDVADAVDAYHLADIAHITGLVAAGVHDSPVGVADFVTGSTHKTIRAGRGGIVMCDEEHADDIDAAVFPGGQGGPLMHNIAGKAVGFGEALEPEFEEYAQQVVANAEALADSFEANGLEVVSGGTDTHLVLVDLRESHPDTSGGDAEEALAEAGIVLNANTVPGETRSPFDPSGIRAGTPALTTRGFDEAACREVGDLIHRVVDNVDDESVIAEVRERVAELTDAHPLYE; encoded by the coding sequence ATGGAGTATCCCGAGGTACGTGAGACCGACCCGGCCGTCGCCGACGCCCTCGAGGGGGAGGTCAGCCGACAACAGGACACGCTAGCGATGATCGCCTCCGAGAACCACGTCTCCGAGGCCGTTTTGGAGGCGCAGGGGAGCGCGCTCACCAACAAGTACGCGGAGGGGTATCCGGGCAAGCGGTACTACGCGGGCTGTGAGTTCGCCGACGCGGTCGAGGAACTCGCCATCGAGCGGGCAACGGAGCTGTGGGGCGCCGAGCACGTCAACGTCCAGCCCCACTCGGGCACGCAGGCGAACATGGCGGTGTACCTGGCAACTCTCGACGCGGGCGACAAGATCCTCTCGCTCGAACTCGAACACGGCGGGCACCTCAGCCACGGTCACCCCGCGAACTTCACCGGCCAGCTGTTCGAGGTGGAGAAGTACGGCGTCGACCCGGAGACGGGCTACATCGACTACGGGGCGCTCGCCGAGCAGGCCGACGAGTTCGACCCGGACATCATCGTCTCGGGCTACTCGGCGTACCCGCGGGAGGTCGAGTGGGAGCGGATCCAAGACGTCGCCGACGCGGTCGACGCGTACCACCTCGCAGACATCGCCCACATCACGGGGCTCGTCGCCGCGGGCGTCCACGACTCGCCCGTCGGCGTCGCCGACTTCGTCACCGGCTCCACCCACAAGACGATCCGGGCGGGCCGCGGCGGGATCGTCATGTGCGACGAGGAGCACGCGGACGACATCGACGCGGCGGTGTTCCCCGGCGGGCAGGGCGGTCCCCTCATGCACAACATCGCCGGCAAGGCCGTCGGCTTCGGAGAGGCGCTGGAGCCCGAGTTCGAGGAGTACGCCCAGCAGGTCGTCGCCAACGCCGAGGCGCTCGCCGACTCCTTCGAGGCCAACGGGCTGGAGGTCGTCTCCGGCGGCACCGACACCCACCTCGTGCTCGTCGACCTGCGCGAGTCGCACCCAGACACCTCCGGCGGCGACGCCGAGGAGGCGCTCGCGGAGGCCGGCATCGTGCTCAACGCGAACACGGTCCCCGGCGAGACACGGTCGCCGTTCGACCCCTCGGGAATCCGCGCCGGGACGCCCGCGCTCACCACCCGCGGCTTCGACGAAGCCGCCTGCCGCGAGGTCGGCGATCTCATCCACCGGGTCGTCGACAACGTCGACGACGAGTCGGTCATCGCCGAGGTGCGCGAGCGCGTCGCCGAGCTGACGGATGCGCACCCGCTGTACGAGTAA